One window from the genome of Chloroflexota bacterium encodes:
- a CDS encoding Mrp/NBP35 family ATP-binding protein translates to MTMNPQQAAQARQRIQAMQRQFEQKRQLADALAQIGRKIGVYSGKGGVGKTTVAVNLASTLAHQGYSVGILDVDIDCPNVVRAMKVAERPQVGEGNKMLPSERFGVKIMSMGFFQQNEEEAIIWRGPMVHNAINQLLQTTDWGELDYLVVDLPPGTSDAPLTVMQNLDLDGFIVVTTPQELAKIDAKRSINMIRKLQVNVLGVVENFSGDIFGRGAGEELAGELGLDFLGSLELRPDYRDTSKPTVLLSNEVLGEYAAIADKARAALDGG, encoded by the coding sequence ATGACTATGAACCCGCAGCAGGCGGCTCAGGCACGCCAGCGCATACAGGCGATGCAACGCCAGTTCGAGCAGAAGCGTCAGCTCGCGGACGCGCTGGCGCAGATAGGGCGCAAGATTGGCGTGTACTCCGGCAAGGGCGGCGTGGGCAAGACGACCGTCGCCGTGAACCTCGCGTCCACTCTCGCGCACCAGGGGTACAGCGTGGGCATCTTGGATGTGGACATTGACTGCCCTAATGTGGTGCGCGCGATGAAGGTCGCCGAGCGTCCGCAAGTCGGAGAGGGCAACAAGATGCTGCCTTCCGAGCGTTTCGGCGTGAAGATTATGTCTATGGGCTTTTTCCAGCAGAACGAAGAAGAGGCAATCATCTGGCGTGGACCTATGGTGCACAACGCCATCAACCAGCTCTTGCAGACGACCGACTGGGGTGAGCTGGACTACCTAGTCGTGGACTTGCCGCCGGGCACATCGGACGCGCCGCTTACCGTGATGCAGAACCTCGACCTCGACGGTTTCATCGTGGTTACCACGCCGCAGGAACTCGCCAAGATAGACGCCAAGCGCTCCATCAACATGATTCGCAAGTTGCAAGTGAATGTGCTGGGCGTCGTGGAAAACTTCTCCGGCGACATCTTCGGCAGAGGCGCAGGTGAGGAGCTTGCGGGCGAACTAGGGCTGGACTTCCTAGGCAGCCTGGAACTGCGTCCCGACTACCGTGATACATCTAAGCCGACCGTGCTGCTCAGCAACGAAGTGTTAGGCGAATACGCCGCCATCGCCGATAAAGCCCGCGCCGCCCTGGATGGGGGATGA
- a CDS encoding metal-sulfur cluster assembly factor: MTNKTDVTLDDLYEALRDVYDPEIPVNIVDLGLVRDVALVEKNVDVKMTLTFAGCGMGPYIAQQAEWRLAEIEGLEDINVDLVFDPPWTPDEITDEGRKLLGLD; this comes from the coding sequence ATGACGAATAAGACTGACGTTACCCTGGACGATTTGTACGAGGCACTGCGAGATGTGTACGACCCCGAAATCCCGGTGAATATCGTCGATCTCGGGCTGGTGCGCGATGTCGCGCTGGTCGAGAAGAATGTCGATGTGAAGATGACCCTGACCTTCGCCGGCTGCGGCATGGGTCCCTATATCGCGCAGCAGGCGGAGTGGCGTCTCGCCGAAATCGAGGGCTTGGAGGACATCAACGTGGACCTCGTTTTCGACCCGCCTTGGACGCCGGACGAGATTACCGACGAGGGCAGGAAGCTGCTGGGGTTGGACTAA
- a CDS encoding OsmC family protein encodes MTDRPTSSVNLGWQGDFQFSSQDTHGHTVTVDAPQSEGDAFDGMMPGDLLLTSLGSCSGIDVVNILRRQRQDVTGLEISVTGEQLPDAPWTWVAIELQYTVRGRGLRESAVRRAIELSEERYCSIGATIGGRAEITSTFTIVEE; translated from the coding sequence ATGACAGACAGACCCACAAGCAGCGTCAACCTAGGCTGGCAGGGGGATTTCCAATTCTCATCGCAGGATACACACGGGCACACGGTAACCGTTGACGCGCCGCAAAGCGAAGGCGACGCATTCGACGGCATGATGCCCGGCGACCTGCTGCTGACGAGTCTCGGCAGTTGCAGCGGCATCGATGTGGTGAACATACTGCGAAGGCAGCGCCAAGATGTGACCGGGCTGGAGATAAGCGTCACCGGCGAGCAGCTGCCGGACGCGCCGTGGACATGGGTTGCCATTGAGTTGCAATACACGGTGCGAGGGCGAGGACTGCGCGAATCCGCCGTCCGCCGCGCGATCGAATTATCGGAAGAACGCTATTGTTCGATAGGCGCGACGATAGGAGGACGCGCTGAGATTACGAGCACTTTTACGATTGTGGAAGAGTAG
- a CDS encoding RraA family protein — MPNLTAEQLEELRQIPTCSVANAIETFDVMPRTEGFMLPAVKSIFPEMGHMIGYAVTAVITANMPPSGHMNVSRLDWVDAILSVPEPRVLVLQDLDYPNVIGSFWGEVQANIHGALGCVGTVTDGGVRDLDEMRELGFNAFATDVLVSHAYVHLIDVAVPVTVGGLKVNMGDIILGDQHGVMSIPHDIAADVPAAVKRVEDREREMISLCQSEDFSVEKLKDQLRKMYGG, encoded by the coding sequence GTGCCTAATTTGACCGCCGAGCAGTTGGAAGAACTGCGACAGATTCCGACTTGCTCCGTCGCCAACGCCATCGAAACATTCGACGTAATGCCGCGCACGGAAGGCTTTATGCTCCCCGCCGTCAAGTCCATCTTCCCGGAAATGGGACACATGATTGGCTACGCGGTTACTGCCGTTATCACAGCGAATATGCCGCCGAGCGGACACATGAATGTCTCGCGCCTCGATTGGGTCGATGCGATTTTGAGCGTGCCGGAGCCGCGCGTGCTAGTGCTGCAAGACCTCGACTATCCCAATGTCATCGGCTCGTTCTGGGGCGAAGTGCAGGCGAACATCCACGGCGCGCTGGGCTGCGTGGGCACCGTAACCGACGGCGGCGTGCGCGACCTCGACGAAATGCGCGAGCTGGGCTTCAACGCCTTCGCCACCGATGTCCTCGTCTCACACGCGTATGTGCACCTCATCGATGTTGCCGTGCCGGTTACCGTCGGCGGCTTGAAGGTAAACATGGGCGACATTATTCTGGGCGACCAGCACGGCGTGATGAGCATTCCGCACGACATCGCCGCGGATGTGCCGGCTGCCGTCAAGCGCGTGGAAGACCGCGAGCGCGAGATGATTAGCCTGTGCCAGTCCGAAGACTTCAGCGTAGAAAAGCTGAAGGACCAACTCCGCAAAATGTACGGCGGATAA
- a CDS encoding lactate dehydrogenase, whose translation MQGAKVVFLHGLRPEIVDVITQYTPDGWTTELATAATPIDEQKAMVEDADFLLVYGARLHDDVLRAAENARLVQLLAAGYDSMNLPLMAALEVPCANNGGANSWAVADHALLLMLALYKQLMPVEPATREGRWNAPITGSNTFEMADKLVGVLGIGNIGRQVARRVQGFDAQVQYYDPYPLDEERERELDVRRVSLDELFRTSDIVTCHAPLTPQTHHIVNRERLAMMKPTAVLINTARGPVVDESALIDALQNGVIAGAGLDVFEQEPVDPDNPLLRMDNVVVTPHMAGTTWNTWFRRAQFGYENMQRVWNGEAPQSIARDFD comes from the coding sequence ATGCAGGGCGCAAAGGTAGTCTTTCTTCACGGGCTGCGGCCGGAGATTGTGGATGTCATAACGCAGTACACGCCTGACGGCTGGACGACCGAGCTCGCGACCGCCGCCACTCCCATCGACGAGCAGAAGGCGATGGTCGAAGACGCCGATTTTCTGCTGGTCTATGGCGCGCGCCTTCACGACGATGTGCTGCGCGCCGCCGAGAATGCGCGGCTGGTGCAGCTGCTCGCGGCAGGCTATGACAGCATGAATCTGCCACTCATGGCAGCGCTCGAAGTGCCGTGCGCGAACAACGGCGGCGCAAATTCGTGGGCTGTAGCCGACCACGCTCTCTTGCTGATGTTGGCGCTGTACAAGCAGCTGATGCCCGTCGAACCCGCCACGCGCGAAGGTCGTTGGAACGCGCCGATTACCGGCAGCAACACCTTCGAGATGGCAGACAAGCTCGTGGGCGTGCTGGGCATCGGCAACATCGGGCGGCAGGTCGCGCGGCGCGTGCAGGGCTTCGACGCGCAGGTGCAGTACTACGACCCGTACCCTCTGGACGAAGAGCGCGAGCGCGAACTCGATGTGCGCCGTGTCTCGCTCGACGAACTGTTCCGCACATCGGACATCGTAACCTGCCACGCGCCGCTCACGCCGCAGACGCACCACATCGTCAACCGCGAGCGCCTCGCCATGATGAAGCCCACAGCCGTGCTAATCAACACCGCGCGCGGTCCCGTAGTGGACGAATCCGCGCTGATAGATGCACTCCAAAATGGCGTCATCGCCGGCGCAGGCTTGGATGTGTTCGAGCAAGAGCCGGTCGATCCCGACAACCCGCTGCTGCGAATGGACAATGTCGTGGTAACGCCGCACATGGCAGGCACCACTTGGAACACTTGGTTCCGCCGCGCCCAATTCGGCTACGAAAACATGCAGCGAGTCTGGAACGGCGAAGCCCCACAGTCCATAGCCCGCGACTTCGACTAG